From Sediminibacterium sp. TEGAF015, a single genomic window includes:
- a CDS encoding tetratricopeptide repeat protein: MKKTVALMFAAVFAVQCLTAQIAEGIKLLHYEKNKSAKEVLQKNYDANAKDPQAIYWLGQAHLAGNGIEVTKEDVAAAKALYQKGLQELGSDAWLLVGMGHVELREGGDLNSAKQKFEQAITATTETRGKNKGKPNPAILTAIGRANADGDSKMGDPVYGIDKLKQAGALDLTNPDIYIYMGISYQKMGGENGGEAVKAYTEAIARDPKNALAMFRIGLIYRSQNNEELFNQYFDNAKTADAGFPPVYYALYQYYSERDVTKAKEYLDQYVRTADKDSRNELYQADYLFRAGKYDESLAKAKELDAAVGLKAVPRLGVVYAFNYLRKGDSLTAKKYIEEFLNSAPASEIQASDYKLGVEVVTKFPGNESTALTYVDKALQADTLKANQIAFINTAADMLGKAKAYQAQLNLMKRGMLMKGELAEVDHYKLTSSAFNAKAYDQVIEFAKPYMAAYPDKPQPYSFFKRAAMANGKDTAKIIENLNYLDSVYAKVDLEKHRKTIFLDEYFKINYYVNLFNEIKKRPDFKVTTKGEKSPAVEEFLAVCQKAIEVADKMLALYPTAGEENNKFAQDVKATIQKNIDYYSNPTGKGGASGAKTGS; encoded by the coding sequence ATGAAGAAGACCGTTGCTTTGATGTTTGCAGCTGTATTTGCCGTACAATGCTTAACGGCTCAAATTGCCGAAGGCATTAAGCTGTTGCATTACGAAAAAAACAAAAGTGCAAAAGAAGTACTGCAGAAAAACTATGATGCAAATGCTAAAGATCCTCAGGCCATTTATTGGTTAGGTCAGGCGCATTTGGCTGGTAATGGAATTGAAGTTACCAAAGAAGATGTTGCTGCTGCAAAAGCGTTGTATCAGAAAGGTTTGCAGGAATTGGGCAGCGATGCCTGGTTGCTGGTAGGTATGGGACATGTTGAGTTGAGAGAAGGTGGAGACCTTAATTCAGCGAAACAAAAGTTTGAACAGGCCATTACTGCAACAACTGAAACAAGAGGTAAAAACAAAGGAAAGCCTAATCCAGCTATCTTAACTGCTATTGGTCGTGCCAATGCGGATGGAGACAGCAAGATGGGAGATCCTGTATATGGTATTGATAAATTAAAGCAGGCAGGTGCATTGGATTTAACCAATCCTGATATCTATATCTATATGGGTATCAGCTATCAGAAAATGGGTGGTGAAAATGGTGGAGAAGCCGTGAAAGCTTATACAGAAGCCATTGCACGTGATCCTAAAAATGCGTTGGCCATGTTTAGAATTGGCTTAATCTATAGAAGCCAAAACAATGAAGAATTGTTTAATCAGTATTTTGATAACGCAAAAACTGCTGATGCAGGTTTTCCTCCGGTATACTATGCTTTGTATCAGTACTATTCTGAGAGAGATGTAACCAAGGCAAAGGAATACTTAGATCAGTATGTTCGCACTGCAGATAAGGATTCAAGAAATGAATTGTACCAGGCAGATTATTTATTCCGTGCAGGTAAATACGATGAGTCTTTAGCAAAAGCCAAAGAGTTAGATGCAGCGGTAGGACTAAAAGCTGTTCCTAGATTAGGAGTTGTATATGCATTCAATTATTTAAGAAAAGGCGACTCTTTAACTGCTAAGAAATACATTGAAGAATTTTTGAACTCAGCACCTGCTTCAGAAATTCAGGCTTCCGATTATAAATTAGGAGTTGAAGTGGTAACTAAGTTTCCTGGAAACGAATCAACTGCCTTAACCTATGTAGATAAAGCTTTACAGGCAGATACTTTAAAAGCCAATCAAATTGCTTTTATCAATACTGCTGCTGATATGTTGGGTAAAGCAAAAGCATACCAAGCTCAGTTAAATTTAATGAAGCGTGGAATGTTGATGAAGGGCGAGTTAGCAGAGGTTGATCATTACAAACTAACTTCTTCTGCTTTTAATGCAAAAGCATACGATCAAGTAATTGAATTTGCTAAGCCTTACATGGCAGCATACCCTGATAAGCCTCAGCCGTACAGTTTCTTCAAGAGAGCTGCAATGGCAAATGGTAAGGATACTGCAAAAATCATTGAAAATTTAAATTATCTAGATTCTGTTTACGCTAAAGTAGATTTAGAAAAGCACAGAAAGACTATTTTCTTAGATGAATACTTTAAGATTAACTATTATGTGAATCTTTTCAACGAAATCAAAAAGCGTCCTGATTTCAAAGTCACTACCAAGGGTGAAAAATCTCCTGCAGTAGAAGAGTTCTTGGCGGTTTGTCAAAAAGCCATTGAAGTGGCAGACAAAATGTTAGCCCTTTACCCAACTGCCGGAGAAGAAAATAACAAATTTGCCCAGGATGTAAAAGCAACCATTCAGAAAAACATTGATTATTACTCCAATCCAACAGGAAAAGGTGGCGCTTCAGGTGCTAAAACCGGCAGCTAA
- a CDS encoding PstS family phosphate ABC transporter substrate-binding protein, with protein MKRYRLFAWSLIFLLFVSCDSKESKNAFQDTTEEGTIYISVDESFKPVIEEQLRVHQSSFPKANIVVSYKSEADCFRDLQKDSTRMIIVARGLNEKEAEFYKSALSYQPQYAELAYDAVALIVNNNASDSIFTFNDVKDILSGKHKITAVMDGKSATSTVRYLKDSVLKGGSFGANVVAANNSQEVIDIVTSRKDVIGFVGLSWIGDVYDNQQQSYLKKIRLARVECTACLEKGIFAKPSQSTITYGQYPLARPLIYVLKENHAGLGTGFMNFMSLERGQLIFRRSFLAPAKMAFHKRNSSINNE; from the coding sequence ATGAAGAGATATAGATTGTTTGCTTGGTCACTGATTTTTTTGCTCTTTGTTTCTTGTGATTCAAAAGAATCAAAAAATGCTTTTCAGGATACAACAGAAGAAGGAACCATTTACATTAGTGTAGATGAAAGCTTTAAGCCTGTAATTGAAGAGCAATTAAGAGTTCATCAATCCTCTTTCCCTAAAGCCAATATTGTAGTTTCCTACAAATCAGAAGCGGACTGTTTCAGAGATTTACAAAAGGACAGCACGCGCATGATTATTGTAGCAAGAGGCCTTAATGAGAAAGAAGCTGAGTTTTATAAATCTGCTTTATCTTACCAACCTCAGTATGCGGAATTGGCATACGATGCAGTTGCATTGATTGTAAATAATAATGCCAGCGATAGCATATTTACTTTTAATGATGTAAAAGATATATTAAGTGGAAAGCATAAAATCACAGCGGTGATGGATGGAAAATCTGCTACCAGTACAGTTCGCTATTTAAAAGACAGTGTGTTAAAAGGCGGTTCTTTTGGGGCAAACGTTGTAGCAGCGAATAATAGTCAGGAAGTGATTGATATAGTTACTTCTCGAAAAGATGTAATTGGTTTTGTAGGCCTAAGCTGGATAGGTGATGTATATGATAACCAACAACAATCTTATCTGAAGAAGATAAGATTGGCAAGAGTTGAATGTACCGCTTGTTTAGAAAAAGGAATTTTTGCAAAGCCTTCTCAATCAACCATAACTTATGGTCAGTACCCTCTGGCACGACCTTTGATTTATGTATTGAAAGAGAACCATGCAGGACTCGGTACAGGCTTTATGAATTTCATGAGTCTGGAAAGAGGACAGTTGATTTTCAGAAGATCTTTTTTAGCTCCGGCTAAAATGGCTTTTCATAAAAGGAATAGTAGTATAAACAACGAATAA
- a CDS encoding NADH-quinone oxidoreductase subunit C has translation MAISNEYIQQKLTEKFGDQVFNFEETYGMLSFEAPKDFNLKVMQYLYDEPSLGFQFLTDLCAVNYPDDAGRELAVVYHLHNLVENTRIRFKVFTSIATPDVFTASQLFSSANWMERETYDFFGVNFVGHPNLKRILNVDEMDYFPLRKEYPLEDQTRIDKDDEMFGRG, from the coding sequence ATGGCAATCAGCAACGAATATATCCAGCAAAAGCTTACTGAAAAGTTTGGAGATCAGGTCTTCAACTTTGAAGAAACCTATGGTATGCTTTCTTTTGAAGCGCCCAAGGATTTCAACTTAAAAGTAATGCAGTACCTATACGATGAACCAAGCCTTGGATTTCAGTTTTTAACTGATTTGTGTGCAGTGAATTATCCTGATGACGCAGGAAGGGAATTGGCGGTTGTTTATCACTTACACAATCTTGTAGAAAATACGCGTATCCGTTTTAAAGTATTTACTTCTATTGCAACACCAGACGTTTTCACCGCTTCTCAATTGTTCTCTTCGGCCAACTGGATGGAAAGAGAAACCTATGATTTCTTCGGAGTAAATTTTGTGGGACATCCCAATCTTAAACGCATTTTGAATGTGGATGAGATGGATTATTTCCCTTTAAGAAAAGAATATCCTCTGGAAGATCAAACTAGAATTGACAAAGACGACGAAATGTTTGGACGCGGATAA
- a CDS encoding NADH-quinone oxidoreductase subunit B, with translation MSRPVRFNIHPKEAQIADSITYVNAPEGYGGEGFFTTKLSDVVGLARKNSLWPMPYATSCCGIEFMATAASHYDLSRFGAERMSHSPRQCDLLMVMGTIAKKMGPVLRQVYLQMAEPRWVMAVGACASSGGIFDTYSVLQGIDQVIPVDVYVPGCPPRPEAILDGFMKIQELVGQESIRRRNSDHYKALLNGYGIQ, from the coding sequence ATGTCACGTCCGGTAAGATTCAATATACATCCAAAAGAGGCGCAAATTGCCGATTCAATCACTTATGTTAATGCGCCTGAAGGGTACGGTGGAGAAGGATTTTTTACTACCAAGCTAAGTGATGTGGTAGGATTGGCACGTAAGAACTCTCTTTGGCCAATGCCTTATGCAACTTCCTGCTGTGGTATCGAGTTCATGGCCACTGCTGCTTCTCACTATGATTTGTCCAGATTTGGTGCGGAAAGAATGAGTCATTCACCCCGTCAGTGCGATTTGCTAATGGTAATGGGAACCATTGCAAAAAAAATGGGTCCTGTATTACGTCAGGTTTACCTGCAAATGGCCGAGCCCCGCTGGGTAATGGCTGTTGGAGCCTGTGCTTCCAGTGGTGGAATTTTTGATACATACAGTGTTTTACAAGGCATTGACCAAGTAATCCCTGTTGATGTATATGTACCTGGATGTCCACCCAGACCAGAAGCGATTTTAGACGGATTCATGAAAATCCAGGAACTGGTTGGTCAGGAGAGCATCAGAAGAAGAAACAGTGATCATTATAAAGCATTATTGAACGGCTACGGAATACAATAA
- a CDS encoding NADH-quinone oxidoreductase subunit A, translating into MEPLFTLIDASSSNSASNYLPIAIQLIFAAGFVATMIGISSWVGPKRKTADKLENFTSGIESHGNARQPMAIKYFLVAILFVLFDVEVIFFYPYAVNFRELGWNGFLAVVMFVGFFLIGFTYIIKKGALEWED; encoded by the coding sequence ATGGAACCATTATTTACTCTGATTGACGCAAGTTCAAGCAATTCTGCTTCCAATTATCTGCCTATTGCCATTCAATTGATTTTTGCTGCAGGTTTTGTAGCAACCATGATTGGTATCTCATCCTGGGTTGGACCCAAGCGTAAAACCGCCGATAAGCTGGAGAATTTTACCAGTGGTATCGAATCTCATGGTAATGCTCGCCAGCCCATGGCCATTAAGTACTTTCTAGTGGCTATTCTTTTCGTTTTATTTGACGTGGAAGTGATTTTCTTTTATCCTTATGCAGTAAACTTCAGAGAATTGGGATGGAATGGGTTTCTTGCAGTAGTAATGTTTGTAGGATTTTTCCTGATCGGATTTACCTACATCATTAAAAAAGGTGCTTTGGAGTGGGAAGACTAA